In the genome of Notolabrus celidotus isolate fNotCel1 unplaced genomic scaffold, fNotCel1.pri scaffold_395_arrow_ctg1, whole genome shotgun sequence, one region contains:
- the LOC117809743 gene encoding uncharacterized protein LOC117809743 isoform X2, with protein sequence MFQRPGLTSTPVCSLKHSANSSQDTSCLHCSHSKTQQTPSEIRDRIRVMMMSAPQTPTPLKTSRGSHMEGSAGSTMRTVKDPGVDSDSQQSSSSSEVQGESLLIPIKQVQKESISMSLIQGESSCLQEIQRESNPNQHQVQGESILVQQVQGESSLIQQVQGESSLVQLVQGESSSVPVCEELGCLWLEGQMEVWWCQQAVGGSPESPADRPTPFELSRELQEVMFGRTDDQKSLTEQAWHYVEP encoded by the exons ATGTTCCAGCGCCCGGGTCTTACCTCCACCCCCGTGTGTTCCCTCAAACACTCTGCTAACAGCAGCCAGGACACCTCCTGTCTGCACTGCAGCCACAGCAAGACCCAGCA GACCCCCTCAGAGATCAGAGACCGGATCAGAGTCATGATGATGTCAGCACCTCAGACACCGACTCCTCTGAAGACCAGCAGAGGCAGCCACATGGAG GGGTCAGCAGGCAGCACCATGAGGACTGTGAAGGATCCGGGGGTCGACTCCGACAGTCAGcagtccagcagcagctctgag GTGCAGGGAGAGAGTCTGCTGATCCCCATCAAGCAGGTCCAGAAGGAGTCCATCTCCATGTCCCTGATTCAGGGGGAGTCCAGCTGTCTCCAAGAGATTCAGAGAGAATCTAACCCCAACCAGCACCAGGTCCAGGGAGAGTCCATCTTGGTTCAGCAGGTCCAGGGAGAGTCCAGCTTGATTCAGCAGGTCCAGGGAGAGTCCAGCTTG GTCCAGCTGGTCCAGGGAGAGTCCAGCTCTGTACCGGTCTGTGAGGAGTTGGGCTGCCTCTGGTTGGAGGGTCAGATGGAGGTGTGGTGGTGTCAGCAGGCAGTGGGTGGCTCCCCTGAGAGTCCTGCAGACAGACCGACTCCCTTTGAG ctgagcAGGGAGCTGCAGGAGGTGATGTTTGGGAGAACAGACGATCAGAAGAGTCTGACTGAGCAGGCCTGGCACTACGTGGAGCCCTGA
- the LOC117809743 gene encoding aggrecan core protein-like isoform X1 yields MFQRPGLTSTPVCSLKHSANSSQDTSCLHCSHSKTQQTPSEIRDRIRVMMMSAPQTPTPLKTSRGSHMEGSAGSTMRTVKDPGVDSDSQQSSSSSEVQGESLLIPIKQVQKESISMSLIQGESSCLQEIQRESNPNQHQVQGESILVQQVQGESSLIQQVQGESSLVQQVQGESSLIQQVQGESSLVQLVQGESSSVPVCEELGCLWLEGQMEVWWCQQAVGGSPESPADRPTPFELSRELQEVMFGRTDDQKSLTEQAWHYVEP; encoded by the exons ATGTTCCAGCGCCCGGGTCTTACCTCCACCCCCGTGTGTTCCCTCAAACACTCTGCTAACAGCAGCCAGGACACCTCCTGTCTGCACTGCAGCCACAGCAAGACCCAGCA GACCCCCTCAGAGATCAGAGACCGGATCAGAGTCATGATGATGTCAGCACCTCAGACACCGACTCCTCTGAAGACCAGCAGAGGCAGCCACATGGAG GGGTCAGCAGGCAGCACCATGAGGACTGTGAAGGATCCGGGGGTCGACTCCGACAGTCAGcagtccagcagcagctctgag GTGCAGGGAGAGAGTCTGCTGATCCCCATCAAGCAGGTCCAGAAGGAGTCCATCTCCATGTCCCTGATTCAGGGGGAGTCCAGCTGTCTCCAAGAGATTCAGAGAGAATCTAACCCCAACCAGCACCAGGTCCAGGGAGAGTCCATCTTGGTTCAGCAGGTCCAGGGAGAGTCCAGCTTGATTCAGCAGGTCCAGGGAGAGTCCAGCTTGGTTCAGCAGGTCCAGGGAGAGTCCAGCTTGATTCAGCAGGTCCAGGGAGAGTCCAGCTTGGTCCAGCTGGTCCAGGGAGAGTCCAGCTCTGTACCGGTCTGTGAGGAGTTGGGCTGCCTCTGGTTGGAGGGTCAGATGGAGGTGTGGTGGTGTCAGCAGGCAGTGGGTGGCTCCCCTGAGAGTCCTGCAGACAGACCGACTCCCTTTGAG ctgagcAGGGAGCTGCAGGAGGTGATGTTTGGGAGAACAGACGATCAGAAGAGTCTGACTGAGCAGGCCTGGCACTACGTGGAGCCCTGA